A window of the Serratia sarumanii genome harbors these coding sequences:
- a CDS encoding glycosyltransferase family 2 protein → MNPQQPLLSVIVPFYNNEAFVIAALDSLFAQISDDIEVVIIDDGSTDASGALVSQYLAQRRHPRVVFTSQANGGIAHARNVGLRLATGRYITFLDGDDLLSDDYLAILRPQLTAGEYDLIDFNYQKFTEHPPTPDNRAARPVAYDFSQLGLGSLQSLFERSMWHLWSRVYKRTLLAGEAFEEGRRYEDVIFTPFQYFKTRRIAHLDGELYFYRDNSQGITRNIKPKDIEDMLFAMEKMLRFVAQHPGDEPLRRLAALMLANCFSEVKSMSKAVYGYYHYAPATLHILRRAADVCRNSDVPGKKVRQMRYARVDTFLSKLRGRRPR, encoded by the coding sequence GTGAATCCTCAGCAGCCGCTGCTCAGCGTTATCGTGCCGTTTTATAATAACGAAGCGTTCGTTATCGCTGCGCTGGATTCGTTATTTGCACAGATTAGCGACGATATCGAGGTGGTGATCATCGACGATGGCTCCACCGACGCCTCCGGCGCACTGGTCAGCCAATATCTGGCGCAGCGGCGGCACCCGCGCGTGGTCTTTACTTCACAGGCCAACGGCGGCATTGCGCACGCCCGCAACGTCGGCTTACGTCTGGCCACCGGACGCTATATCACCTTCCTCGACGGCGACGATCTGCTGAGCGACGACTATCTAGCGATCCTGCGCCCCCAGCTTACCGCCGGTGAATATGATCTGATCGATTTTAATTATCAGAAGTTCACCGAGCATCCGCCGACACCGGATAACCGCGCGGCGCGGCCCGTAGCCTACGACTTTTCACAATTGGGGCTGGGCAGCCTGCAATCGCTTTTCGAACGCTCGATGTGGCATCTCTGGAGCCGGGTATATAAACGCACGCTGCTGGCAGGGGAAGCGTTCGAAGAAGGCAGGCGCTACGAAGACGTAATTTTTACGCCTTTTCAGTATTTCAAAACTCGCCGCATCGCCCATCTTGACGGCGAACTCTACTTCTATCGGGACAACAGCCAGGGCATCACCCGCAATATCAAACCCAAAGATATTGAAGATATGTTGTTCGCCATGGAGAAGATGCTGCGTTTTGTGGCGCAGCATCCCGGGGATGAGCCGCTGCGCCGGTTGGCCGCCCTGATGCTGGCCAACTGCTTTTCCGAGGTGAAAAGCATGTCGAAGGCGGTCTACGGCTATTACCATTACGCGCCGGCAACGCTGCACATCCTGCGCCGCGCCGCCGACGTCTGCCGCAACAGCGACGTGCCGGGCAAAAAAGTCCGCCAGATGCGCTATGCGCGAGTGGATACCTTTCTTTCTAAGCTGCGCGGGCGCAGGCCGCGCTAA
- a CDS encoding glycosyltransferase family 9 protein: protein MSKKWKIKVADWFLRRYTAKYGRFQDKTTFDGAQQFDNIVIYSTTALGDFMFNTPALRAMRERYPNAHITLVVHKKNRELVENGRYYDRVVYWDSKIKTIRPLLKSLREHQPDLALILHSHLPYDIISAVLAGAKYIIRDNYSSGICGLEPWLTNYVFHYYGHFVRRKLELISILGCRSDDPTMEIPVDYQRGVKSSEHPTIGFQLGASTESRCWPVSHYARLADELVAKHPNVRIVLIGAPFDDGKAKQFMSLIGPQTQACVDNQIGKTGLQGLLTLIDSFHVLVTGDTGPLHLAVALKVKTISLFVTADSRSTGPIQDAELHRIIQVSRTGYTMPLEAESPMGVIQPQRIYDELVAHVPLAR, encoded by the coding sequence ATGTCGAAAAAATGGAAAATCAAGGTTGCCGACTGGTTCTTGCGGCGCTATACGGCGAAGTACGGTCGTTTTCAGGATAAGACGACGTTCGACGGCGCCCAGCAGTTTGACAATATCGTCATCTATTCCACCACGGCGTTGGGCGACTTCATGTTCAACACGCCGGCATTGAGGGCGATGCGGGAACGCTACCCCAACGCACACATCACACTGGTGGTGCACAAGAAAAACCGCGAGCTGGTGGAAAACGGCCGCTATTACGATCGCGTGGTGTATTGGGACAGCAAGATCAAGACGATCCGCCCGTTGCTGAAATCGCTGCGCGAACATCAGCCGGATTTGGCGCTGATTCTGCACTCCCACCTGCCTTATGACATCATCAGCGCCGTACTGGCCGGGGCGAAGTACATTATCCGCGATAACTACAGTTCGGGCATTTGCGGGCTGGAGCCTTGGCTGACCAACTATGTCTTCCATTATTACGGCCACTTCGTGCGCCGCAAGCTGGAGCTGATTTCCATTTTGGGCTGCCGCAGCGACGATCCGACGATGGAAATTCCCGTGGATTATCAGCGCGGCGTCAAAAGCAGCGAGCATCCCACCATCGGGTTTCAATTGGGGGCATCTACGGAGTCGCGTTGCTGGCCGGTTTCGCACTATGCGCGGCTGGCCGATGAGCTGGTGGCGAAGCACCCTAATGTACGCATCGTGCTGATTGGCGCACCGTTTGACGACGGCAAGGCCAAACAGTTTATGAGCCTGATCGGCCCGCAAACGCAGGCCTGCGTGGATAACCAGATCGGTAAAACGGGGCTGCAAGGCTTGCTGACGTTGATCGACAGTTTCCATGTTCTGGTCACCGGCGATACCGGGCCGCTGCACCTGGCGGTGGCGTTGAAGGTGAAAACTATCAGCCTGTTCGTGACCGCCGACTCACGCTCCACCGGGCCGATTCAGGATGCTGAACTGCACCGCATCATTCAGGTGTCGCGTACCGGTTATACGATGCCGCTGGAGGCGGAAAGCCCGATGGGGGTCATCCAACCGCAGCGGATTTATGACGAGCTGGTCGCACACGTGCCTTTAGCGCGCTAA
- a CDS encoding polysaccharide deacetylase family protein — protein MTKPAFLITIDTEGDNLWQNHDRIATENTRFLPRFQALCEKYAFKPVYLTNYEMAMDPAYVEFARDVIARGAGEVGMHLHAWNSPPLTPLTDDDWRHKPYLIEYPADQIRAKVDHMTKLLEDAFQTKMLSHRAGRWAFNEYYASLLLEYGYQVDCSVTPRVNWQFSPGNPQGNGGTDYSRFPSQAYFIDPQNIAKPGASALLEVPMSIQYKHSALMNAFKQGYDRLRGKRRSPSVNWLRPSGGNVAKMIGVAEASLAQGHDYVEFMLHSSEFMPGGSPTFKTEQDIEVLYRDLEQLFDWLQQRTVGMTLAEYYQLKAN, from the coding sequence ATGACTAAACCGGCGTTTCTCATCACCATTGATACCGAAGGCGATAATCTGTGGCAAAACCACGATCGCATCGCGACCGAAAACACGCGTTTCTTGCCGCGCTTTCAGGCATTGTGCGAAAAATACGCCTTCAAACCGGTTTATCTCACCAACTATGAAATGGCGATGGATCCGGCTTACGTCGAGTTCGCGCGTGACGTGATCGCCCGCGGCGCGGGTGAAGTCGGCATGCACCTGCACGCCTGGAACAGCCCGCCGCTAACGCCGCTCACCGACGACGACTGGCGCCACAAACCGTATTTGATCGAGTATCCCGCCGATCAGATCCGCGCCAAGGTCGATCACATGACCAAGCTGCTGGAAGATGCCTTCCAGACCAAAATGCTCAGCCATCGCGCCGGCCGCTGGGCGTTCAACGAATATTATGCCTCGCTGCTGCTGGAGTATGGCTATCAGGTGGACTGTTCGGTGACGCCGCGCGTCAACTGGCAGTTTTCGCCGGGCAATCCGCAGGGCAACGGCGGCACCGATTACAGCCGGTTCCCGTCGCAGGCCTATTTCATCGATCCGCAGAACATTGCCAAACCGGGCGCTTCGGCGCTGCTGGAAGTGCCGATGAGCATTCAGTACAAGCACTCGGCGCTGATGAACGCGTTCAAGCAAGGTTATGATCGGCTGCGCGGCAAGCGGCGTTCGCCGTCCGTCAACTGGCTGCGGCCAAGTGGCGGCAACGTGGCCAAGATGATAGGGGTGGCTGAAGCGTCGCTGGCGCAGGGGCATGACTACGTCGAATTTATGCTGCACTCCTCCGAGTTTATGCCGGGCGGCAGCCCGACGTTCAAAACCGAGCAGGATATCGAAGTGCTGTACCGCGATCTGGAACAGCTGTTTGACTGGCTGCAGCAGCGCACGGTGGGCATGACGCTGGCCGAGTATTATCAACTTAAAGCGAATTAA
- the rfaQ gene encoding putative lipopolysaccharide heptosyltransferase III, whose product MMNDAPAPTSAPSVQRILIIKLRHHGDMLLVTPVISSLRQNYPQAQIDVLLYQETQEMLASNPELSTLFAIDRQWKKQGARAHLGHELALLRRLKAQRYDLVVNLADQWRSAILTRLTGARIRLGFDFPKRRGFLWRHCHTQLVPVDNHAHLHTVEQNLSLLAPLNLPALSDHVTMSYDPQDWQACEQRLQKQGVTGSYIVVQPTSRWFFKCWSEEKMAATLTALQADGHQLVITSGPDAREQAMVERILALCPPQGVISLAGQLTLRQLAALIDHAKLFIGVDSVPMHMAAALHTPCVALFGPSKLTFWRPWQATGAVIWAGDFGELPDPDAIDTGTDERYLDLIPTDAVIAAARSTLA is encoded by the coding sequence ATGATGAACGACGCGCCAGCCCCAACTTCCGCCCCATCCGTACAGCGTATTTTGATCATAAAACTGCGCCATCACGGCGATATGCTGCTGGTCACGCCGGTCATCAGCAGCCTGCGGCAAAACTACCCGCAGGCGCAGATCGATGTGCTGCTGTATCAGGAAACGCAGGAGATGCTGGCCAGTAATCCGGAACTGTCGACGCTGTTCGCCATCGACCGCCAATGGAAAAAACAGGGTGCCCGCGCACATCTGGGGCACGAGCTGGCGCTGCTGCGCCGCCTGAAGGCGCAGCGCTACGATCTGGTGGTCAACCTGGCCGATCAGTGGCGCAGCGCCATCCTCACGCGCCTGACCGGCGCGCGCATCCGTCTGGGCTTCGATTTCCCCAAACGCCGCGGCTTCCTGTGGCGCCACTGCCACACGCAGCTGGTGCCGGTCGACAATCACGCCCACCTGCATACCGTCGAACAAAACCTCTCGCTGCTGGCGCCGCTGAACCTGCCCGCGCTCAGTGATCATGTGACCATGAGTTACGATCCGCAGGATTGGCAGGCATGTGAGCAACGGTTACAGAAACAGGGCGTCACCGGCAGTTATATTGTGGTGCAGCCCACCTCGCGCTGGTTCTTCAAATGCTGGAGCGAAGAGAAAATGGCCGCCACCCTCACCGCCTTGCAGGCCGACGGCCACCAGCTGGTGATCACCTCCGGCCCCGACGCCAGAGAACAAGCCATGGTAGAGCGCATTTTGGCGCTCTGCCCGCCGCAGGGCGTGATTTCGTTAGCCGGCCAGCTGACGCTGCGCCAGTTGGCCGCCCTGATCGACCACGCCAAGCTGTTTATCGGCGTGGATTCGGTGCCGATGCACATGGCCGCCGCGCTGCACACGCCGTGCGTAGCGCTGTTCGGCCCTTCCAAGCTGACTTTCTGGCGGCCGTGGCAGGCTACCGGCGCCGTGATCTGGGCCGGCGACTTCGGCGAACTGCCCGATCCGGACGCCATCGATACCGGCACCGACGAACGGTATCTCGACCTTATTCCTACAGACGCGGTGATTGCAGCCGCGCGGAGCACGCTGGCATGA
- a CDS encoding glycosyltransferase family 4 protein produces MKAFRLAIVRQKYRPDGGAERFVSRALEALEQQDLDLNVITREWQGDANPNWHIHLCNPLKLGRISRERGFAVAARALWQKEHFDLVQSHERIPGCDIYRAGDGVHRRWLLQRARLLPEWRRKWLFSNRYHRYVMCAERAMYAAPELKAVICNAEMIKQEIIADFGVPAEKITVIYNAIDNQKFPPADEALRQRLREQYQIPQQAHCLIFVGSGFERKGLAAAIRAVAATDSHLLVVGKDKAEKRYRALAQSLGCSDRVHFMGVQKQTLPFYQAADALLLPTLYDPFPNVILEAMSCGLPVITSTTCGGAEFITPGQNGFVTDALDVPAIAEAIRALPRQALGSSMGEAARLRIMPATPAHLSEQLISLYNRLLD; encoded by the coding sequence ATGAAAGCATTTCGTTTGGCGATCGTTCGCCAAAAATACCGCCCGGACGGCGGAGCCGAACGTTTCGTTTCCCGCGCCCTGGAGGCGCTGGAGCAACAGGATCTCGATCTGAACGTCATCACCCGCGAATGGCAGGGTGACGCCAATCCCAACTGGCATATCCACCTGTGCAACCCGCTAAAACTCGGCCGCATCAGCCGCGAACGGGGCTTCGCCGTGGCGGCCAGGGCGCTGTGGCAGAAAGAGCATTTTGATCTGGTGCAAAGCCACGAGCGCATTCCCGGCTGCGACATCTACCGCGCCGGCGACGGCGTACACCGCCGCTGGCTGCTGCAACGCGCGCGTCTGCTGCCGGAATGGCGCCGCAAATGGCTGTTCTCCAACCGTTATCACCGCTATGTGATGTGCGCCGAACGCGCCATGTATGCCGCACCGGAGCTGAAAGCCGTCATCTGCAACGCCGAGATGATCAAGCAGGAAATCATCGCGGACTTTGGCGTGCCCGCCGAAAAAATCACGGTGATCTATAACGCCATCGATAATCAAAAGTTCCCGCCCGCCGACGAGGCCCTGCGCCAACGTCTGCGCGAGCAGTATCAGATCCCGCAACAGGCGCACTGCCTGATCTTCGTCGGTTCCGGCTTTGAGCGCAAAGGGCTGGCGGCCGCCATCCGCGCCGTGGCAGCGACCGACAGCCACCTGTTGGTGGTCGGCAAAGACAAGGCCGAAAAACGCTACCGGGCGCTGGCACAGTCGCTGGGCTGCAGCGATCGGGTTCACTTTATGGGCGTGCAGAAGCAGACCTTGCCGTTTTATCAGGCCGCAGATGCGCTGCTGCTGCCGACGCTGTACGATCCGTTCCCGAATGTGATTCTGGAAGCGATGTCGTGCGGCCTGCCGGTTATCACCAGCACCACCTGCGGCGGCGCCGAGTTTATCACCCCCGGCCAGAACGGCTTCGTGACCGATGCGCTCGACGTACCGGCCATCGCGGAGGCCATTCGCGCGCTGCCGCGCCAGGCGCTGGGATCATCCATGGGCGAAGCGGCAAGATTGCGTATTATGCCGGCTACGCCGGCGCATCTGTCCGAACAGCTTATTTCCCTCTATAACCGGTTACTGGATTAG
- a CDS encoding glycosyltransferase — MRILMIIDGLPGGGAEKVVLTLCQGMQQQGHDVSLISLRDVCNYPIPPGIDYQVVADRSRAPWRKLTELSRRAGALDRAIAEHERQHGAFDLVFSNLHKTDRIVSRSKRLAADRLWFCIHGILSTSYLGHRKGLDRWLKQRKIANVYQGRNIVAVSRAVGDDLQQNLPIRPRRLAVINNPFDIDAIQQQAAMPCELAGQDYLVHVGRFHATKRHDRLLKAYAHSGIQAPLALIGAGDDARVAEVKRLATDLGIAERVLFLGFQANPYPFIRHASLLVLSSDSEGFGNVLVESLLCGTPVVSTRCPGGPAEILEKAGMANALAELNEASLAEKMAEIYANPPQINQQQLLSYGLEPICRQYLELERK, encoded by the coding sequence ATGCGTATTCTGATGATCATCGACGGCCTGCCGGGAGGCGGCGCGGAAAAAGTGGTGCTGACCCTGTGCCAGGGCATGCAGCAACAGGGGCATGACGTCAGTCTGATCTCGCTGCGCGACGTCTGCAATTACCCTATCCCGCCGGGCATTGATTATCAGGTGGTGGCCGATCGCAGCCGCGCCCCCTGGCGCAAGCTGACCGAGCTGTCGCGCCGCGCCGGCGCGCTGGATCGGGCGATAGCCGAACACGAGCGCCAACACGGCGCGTTCGATCTGGTGTTCTCCAACCTGCATAAAACCGATCGCATCGTCAGCCGCAGCAAGCGGTTGGCCGCGGATCGCCTGTGGTTCTGCATTCACGGCATTCTCTCCACCTCCTACCTCGGCCACCGCAAGGGCCTGGATCGCTGGCTGAAGCAACGCAAAATCGCCAACGTTTACCAGGGAAGAAACATCGTCGCCGTTTCACGGGCGGTCGGCGACGATCTGCAGCAGAACTTGCCGATCCGCCCGCGCCGGCTGGCGGTCATCAACAACCCGTTCGATATCGACGCCATCCAGCAACAGGCGGCGATGCCTTGCGAACTGGCCGGCCAGGACTATCTGGTGCACGTCGGCCGCTTTCACGCCACCAAGCGGCATGACCGCCTGCTGAAAGCCTATGCGCACTCCGGCATTCAGGCGCCGCTGGCCTTAATCGGCGCCGGGGACGACGCCAGAGTCGCCGAGGTCAAACGTCTGGCGACAGACCTGGGCATTGCAGAGCGCGTGCTGTTTCTCGGTTTCCAGGCTAATCCCTACCCGTTTATTCGCCATGCCTCGCTGCTGGTGCTCAGCTCCGACAGCGAAGGGTTTGGCAACGTGCTGGTAGAATCGCTGCTGTGCGGCACACCGGTGGTCAGCACTCGTTGTCCGGGTGGCCCTGCGGAAATTCTGGAAAAAGCCGGCATGGCTAACGCGCTGGCGGAATTAAACGAAGCGTCGCTGGCAGAAAAAATGGCGGAGATTTACGCCAATCCGCCGCAGATAAATCAACAGCAATTGCTGAGCTATGGGCTTGAGCCTATTTGCCGCCAATATCTGGAACTGGAAAGAAAATAA
- a CDS encoding glycosyltransferase family 9 protein, with amino-acid sequence MKNILIIRRDNIGDLVCTTPLIEGVKIAYPDAKVYLLINKVSQDVVKNNPHLEKVFVYKKAKHKAKNETTLGVYFERLMIFLKLRKIKFDAVILANPVPCKYSLRLAKMAGATHIIGADLGTKDIHRPFRKDDFNGQHQVEHTYSYLSAITDQSILIPPVRVFLTPEERQLAAQRLQERLPPVERVCAVHISSRSPKRRWPVERYAEIINRLVADPHTGVLIFWSPQGTLAPDDIGDQQRAEQLLALCQNERVALYPTASVRELLGGFDLCDRVLCSDGGQMHLAAALNKDMVVFFGDTDKASWHPWTGRHHILQSESGHCEDVSVDEVWQKMQALS; translated from the coding sequence ATGAAGAATATTTTAATTATTCGCCGCGATAACATCGGCGATCTTGTTTGCACCACGCCCTTGATTGAAGGGGTGAAAATTGCCTATCCGGACGCAAAAGTTTATCTGCTGATCAATAAAGTCAGCCAGGACGTCGTTAAAAACAACCCTCATCTCGAGAAAGTCTTTGTCTATAAAAAGGCCAAGCACAAGGCGAAAAATGAGACCACGCTGGGCGTTTATTTCGAGCGTCTGATGATCTTCCTGAAGCTGCGCAAAATAAAATTCGATGCGGTCATTCTGGCCAACCCGGTGCCTTGCAAATACAGTTTACGTTTAGCGAAAATGGCTGGCGCCACCCATATCATCGGCGCTGATTTGGGCACGAAAGATATTCATCGCCCGTTCCGCAAGGACGATTTCAACGGTCAACATCAGGTCGAACATACCTACAGCTATTTATCGGCGATAACCGATCAATCCATTCTGATCCCGCCGGTGCGGGTGTTTCTGACGCCTGAAGAGCGGCAATTGGCGGCGCAACGGCTGCAGGAGCGTCTGCCGCCGGTCGAACGGGTATGCGCCGTGCATATCAGCAGCCGCAGCCCGAAAAGGCGTTGGCCGGTTGAACGCTATGCCGAAATCATCAACCGTCTGGTTGCCGATCCCCACACCGGCGTGCTGATCTTCTGGTCGCCGCAGGGCACGCTGGCGCCGGACGACATCGGCGACCAGCAGCGCGCCGAACAGCTGCTGGCGCTGTGTCAAAACGAACGCGTCGCGCTTTATCCGACGGCGTCGGTGCGTGAGCTGTTGGGCGGGTTTGATTTATGCGACCGGGTGCTGTGCAGCGACGGTGGGCAGATGCATCTTGCCGCCGCGTTGAATAAGGACATGGTAGTGTTCTTTGGCGATACCGATAAAGCCTCCTGGCATCCATGGACCGGCCGTCATCATATTTTGCAAAGTGAGTCGGGGCACTGTGAGGATGTTTCTGTCGATGAGGTTTGGCAGAAAATGCAGGCGCTCAGCTAG
- the waaA gene encoding lipid IV(A) 3-deoxy-D-manno-octulosonic acid transferase, giving the protein MLLRLYQVLLYLIQPLIWLRLLLRSRKAPAYRKRWAERYGFCAGKVVPGGIMLHSVSVGETLAAIPLVRALRHRYPALPITVTTMTPTGSERVQSAFGKDVHHVYLPYDLPGSMNRFLDQVNPKLVIIMETELWPNLINALHQRQIPLVIANARLSARSAAGYKKIGGFMRDMLRRITLIAAQNQEDGDRFIELGLKRSQLAVTGSLKFDISVTPELAARAVTLRRQWAPRRPVWIATSTHDGEETILLEAHRKLLEKHPDLLLILVPRHPERFPTAKELVQKAGFSYTLRSSGEIPSGSTQVVIGDTMGELMLLYGIADLAFVGGSLVERGGHNPLEAAAHAIPVLMGPHTFNFKDICAKLSQAEGLITVTDVDSLVKEVETLLTDEDYRRYYGRHAVEVLYQNQGALQRLLQLLEPHLPPRSH; this is encoded by the coding sequence ATGTTGCTGCGTTTATATCAGGTACTACTCTACCTCATCCAACCCCTGATCTGGCTCCGCTTACTGCTGCGCAGCCGCAAAGCTCCAGCCTACCGTAAACGCTGGGCGGAACGCTATGGCTTCTGCGCCGGAAAAGTCGTGCCAGGCGGCATCATGCTGCATTCCGTCTCCGTCGGCGAAACGCTGGCGGCCATCCCGCTGGTGCGGGCGCTGCGCCATCGTTACCCCGCTTTGCCGATAACTGTGACCACAATGACCCCAACAGGTTCAGAACGCGTCCAGTCCGCTTTCGGCAAAGACGTGCATCATGTCTATCTGCCCTACGATCTGCCCGGCTCCATGAACCGCTTCCTCGATCAGGTGAATCCCAAGCTGGTGATCATCATGGAAACCGAGCTGTGGCCCAACCTGATCAACGCGCTGCATCAGCGGCAGATCCCCCTGGTGATCGCCAATGCGCGCCTGTCGGCCCGCTCCGCCGCCGGCTATAAGAAAATTGGCGGATTCATGCGCGATATGCTGCGCCGCATCACGCTGATCGCCGCCCAAAACCAGGAAGACGGCGATCGGTTTATCGAGCTGGGCCTGAAGCGCTCTCAGCTGGCCGTGACCGGCAGCCTGAAGTTCGATATCTCCGTCACCCCGGAGCTGGCCGCCCGCGCCGTTACGCTGCGCCGCCAATGGGCGCCGCGCCGCCCGGTGTGGATCGCCACCAGTACCCATGACGGGGAAGAAACCATCCTGCTGGAAGCGCACCGCAAACTGCTGGAAAAACACCCCGATCTGCTGCTGATCCTGGTGCCGCGTCACCCGGAGCGCTTCCCGACCGCCAAGGAGCTGGTGCAGAAAGCCGGCTTCAGCTACACCCTGCGCAGCAGCGGCGAAATTCCGTCCGGCAGCACCCAGGTGGTGATCGGCGATACCATGGGCGAGCTGATGCTGCTGTACGGCATCGCCGATCTGGCCTTTGTCGGCGGCAGCCTGGTGGAACGCGGCGGACATAACCCGCTGGAAGCCGCCGCGCATGCCATCCCGGTGTTGATGGGCCCGCATACCTTCAACTTCAAAGACATCTGCGCCAAGCTTTCGCAGGCCGAAGGCCTGATCACTGTGACCGACGTGGATTCGCTGGTGAAGGAAGTGGAAACCCTGCTGACCGACGAAGACTACCGCCGCTACTACGGCCGCCATGCGGTGGAAGTGCTGTATCAGAATCAGGGAGCGTTGCAGCGCCTGCTGCAGCTGCTGGAACCGCACCTGCCGCCCCGGAGCCACTAA
- a CDS encoding glycosyltransferase family 2 protein: protein MSSRKSLSVVMIAKNEAGLLPDCLRSVEWADEIIVLDSGSEDDSVAIAESLGAKVFTHTDWQGFGKQRQLAQSYASHDYVLMIDADERVTPELRQSIERVLNAPDDGAVYSCARRNLFLGRFMRHSGWYPDRVNRLYANRRYRYNDDLVHESLNIGGAKVIPLSGDMLHLTCRDFFAFQRKQLRYAEEWATQRHRAGKRCGYLSILTHTLGAFVKTWLLRAGFLDGKQGLLLAVVNAQYTFNKYAALWALGRNYSEK, encoded by the coding sequence ATGAGCAGCCGCAAAAGCCTGTCGGTGGTGATGATCGCCAAAAACGAAGCCGGGCTGTTGCCGGACTGTCTGCGTTCGGTCGAGTGGGCCGATGAAATCATCGTGCTGGACTCCGGCAGCGAGGACGACAGCGTCGCCATCGCCGAAAGCCTGGGCGCCAAAGTCTTCACGCACACCGACTGGCAAGGGTTCGGCAAGCAGCGCCAGCTGGCGCAAAGCTACGCCAGCCATGACTACGTTTTGATGATCGACGCCGACGAACGCGTCACGCCCGAGCTGCGGCAATCCATCGAACGGGTGTTGAACGCGCCGGACGACGGCGCCGTCTACAGCTGTGCGCGGCGCAATCTGTTCCTTGGCCGCTTCATGCGCCACAGCGGCTGGTATCCCGACCGCGTCAACCGCCTGTACGCCAACCGACGCTATCGCTATAACGACGATCTGGTGCACGAATCGCTGAACATCGGCGGCGCCAAAGTGATCCCCCTCAGCGGCGATATGCTGCACCTGACCTGCCGCGATTTCTTCGCCTTCCAGCGTAAACAGCTGCGCTACGCCGAAGAATGGGCTACGCAACGCCACCGGGCCGGCAAGCGTTGCGGCTACCTGTCTATCCTGACCCACACGCTCGGCGCCTTCGTCAAAACCTGGCTGCTGCGGGCCGGCTTCCTCGACGGTAAACAGGGGTTGCTGTTAGCGGTGGTCAACGCGCAATATACCTTCAATAAATATGCCGCATTATGGGCATTGGGCCGCAACTACTCAGAGAAGTGA
- the coaD gene encoding pantetheine-phosphate adenylyltransferase — protein MTSKAIYPGTFDPMTNGHLDLVTRASLMFDHVILAIAASPSKKPLFSLDERVALATQVTSHLDNVEVLGFSELMAHFAAHQNANILVRGLRAVSDFEYELQLANMNRHLMPTLESVFLMPSEEWSFISSSLVKEVARHGGDIAPFLPDVVTQALMAKLAAE, from the coding sequence ATGACCAGCAAAGCCATCTATCCCGGGACCTTCGATCCCATGACCAACGGCCACCTGGATTTAGTGACGCGCGCGTCACTGATGTTCGATCACGTGATTCTGGCCATCGCCGCCAGCCCGAGCAAAAAGCCGCTGTTCAGCCTGGATGAACGCGTGGCGTTGGCGACGCAGGTCACCTCGCATCTGGACAATGTGGAAGTGCTGGGCTTCAGCGAGCTGATGGCGCACTTTGCCGCTCACCAAAATGCCAATATCCTGGTGCGCGGCCTGCGTGCAGTGTCTGACTTTGAATACGAATTGCAGCTGGCGAACATGAACCGCCATTTGATGCCGACGCTAGAAAGCGTGTTCCTGATGCCTTCCGAAGAGTGGTCGTTCATCTCCTCCTCACTGGTGAAGGAGGTCGCCCGTCACGGCGGCGATATCGCGCCTTTCCTGCCTGACGTGGTCACCCAGGCACTGATGGCGAAGCTCGCCGCCGAGTGA